The Mycobacterium paragordonae genome includes a region encoding these proteins:
- a CDS encoding HNH endonuclease signature motif containing protein, translating into MEGYDGYLEVVAHRRALLEKTEDSVGWMTRIGAAARVVNQAQAAELVGIGQLFSHRSVAGSERGQWAIDTFKAVAGEVAAGLKISQGRAETKLHYARAMRERLPQVAAVLCAGDIDLEAFATIVFRTDLIEDPQVLAAVDDKIAARVTRWPSLSRGRLSQKIDQIVANADADAVRRRTEAQADREVWISQELNGLCQVEGRLRSTDAKALDARISALAATVCPHDPRTVAQRRADAMGALAADATRLGCECGRPDCTAAGRKPASPVVIHVVAEQATLNGHSDSPGCVLGTEDLITPELLAELALTARQVPLIHPGYAAPEPHYHPSPALADFVRARDLTCRWPGCDVPATHCDVDHTTPYASGGPTHAGNLKCYCRTHHLMKTFWGWTEKQLADGTLILTSPAGDTHVTTPGSALLFPSLCHAVGGMPAPEAQTPPADYCAERTAMMPTRRRTRTQARAARVTAERRANHQARITATGPPDDEPPPF; encoded by the coding sequence ATGGAAGGGTATGACGGCTACCTGGAGGTGGTGGCCCACCGCAGGGCACTTCTAGAAAAGACCGAAGACTCGGTGGGCTGGATGACGCGGATCGGTGCGGCGGCGCGGGTGGTCAATCAGGCCCAGGCCGCGGAGTTGGTGGGGATCGGGCAGTTGTTCTCCCACCGCTCGGTGGCGGGCTCTGAGAGGGGTCAGTGGGCGATCGACACGTTCAAGGCGGTGGCCGGGGAGGTGGCCGCGGGGCTGAAGATCAGCCAGGGCCGCGCGGAGACCAAGCTGCATTATGCCCGGGCGATGCGCGAGCGCCTACCGCAGGTCGCGGCGGTGTTGTGTGCCGGGGACATCGACCTGGAGGCGTTCGCCACGATCGTGTTCCGCACCGATCTGATCGAGGACCCCCAGGTGCTGGCGGCGGTGGACGACAAGATCGCCGCGCGGGTGACACGCTGGCCCTCGTTGAGCCGGGGGCGGCTGTCGCAGAAGATCGACCAGATCGTCGCCAACGCCGACGCCGATGCCGTCCGGCGGCGCACAGAGGCCCAGGCTGATCGGGAGGTGTGGATCAGCCAGGAGCTCAACGGGTTGTGCCAGGTGGAGGGACGCCTGCGCAGCACCGATGCCAAAGCCCTCGATGCGCGGATCTCGGCGTTGGCGGCCACGGTCTGCCCCCACGATCCGCGCACGGTGGCTCAGCGCCGCGCTGATGCCATGGGGGCGCTGGCCGCCGATGCCACCCGGCTGGGCTGTGAATGCGGCCGGCCCGATTGCACCGCCGCCGGGCGCAAGCCCGCCTCGCCGGTGGTGATCCATGTGGTCGCCGAACAAGCCACCCTCAATGGCCACAGCGACAGCCCCGGGTGTGTGCTGGGCACCGAAGACCTCATCACCCCCGAACTGTTGGCCGAGTTGGCGTTGACCGCCCGCCAGGTGCCGTTGATCCACCCCGGCTACGCCGCCCCCGAACCCCACTACCACCCCTCACCAGCGCTCGCCGATTTCGTGCGGGCCCGGGACCTGACCTGTCGCTGGCCGGGCTGCGATGTGCCGGCCACGCACTGCGACGTCGACCACACCACCCCCTACGCCTCCGGTGGGCCCACCCACGCCGGCAACCTCAAGTGCTACTGCCGTACGCATCATTTGATGAAAACGTTCTGGGGCTGGACCGAGAAACAACTCGCCGACGGCACCTTGATCCTGACCTCCCCGGCCGGGGACACCCACGTCACCACCCCCGGCAGCGCCTTGCTGTTTCCCAGCCTGTGCCACGCGGTGGGCGGGATGCCCGCCCCCGAAGCCCAAACCCCACCGGCGGATTACTGCGCCGAACGCACCGCGATGATGCCCACCCGCCGGCGCACCCGCACCCAAGCCCGCGCCGCCCGCGTCACCGCCGAACGCCGCGCCAACCACCAAGCCCGCATCACCGCCACCGGCCCACCCGACGACGAACCCCCACCCTTTTAG
- a CDS encoding DUF4350 domain-containing protein, protein MGEGPVTSTRPGAPTGTMQQRRPWRGVLLTLAALIIVASITTYLTAPRPGGTMDPEATSPAGAHALVTLLGEAGVEIVVANTVAEVQRAARADTLLLVAQSQYLTDNSLLDKLSEAPGDLLLVDPTSRTRAALTPRLRVGAASNLDTEPNCPLREANRAGVVNLGPSDAYRAKGDLDLVSCYGGALVSYRDGSRTVTVVGTSHFMQNEGLLEEGNAALAMNLAGTRSRLIWYAPQRVEGHTSEPGSLMDLIPDNVTWMVWQLWLVVILVALWKGRRIGPLVAEELPVVVRASETVEGRGRLYRSRRARDRAAEALRTATLQRLVPRLGLGPNAAPPAVVLTVAQRSGADPDFVQYHLFGPPPANDSDLLHLARALDDIERQVTHS, encoded by the coding sequence CTGGGCGAAGGTCCGGTGACGTCCACCCGTCCCGGTGCGCCGACCGGCACCATGCAGCAACGACGCCCCTGGCGCGGGGTGTTGCTCACGCTGGCGGCACTGATCATCGTCGCGTCGATCACCACGTACCTCACGGCGCCGCGGCCCGGCGGCACGATGGACCCCGAGGCCACCAGCCCGGCCGGCGCGCATGCTCTGGTGACACTGCTCGGCGAGGCCGGCGTCGAGATCGTGGTCGCCAACACCGTCGCCGAGGTCCAGCGCGCGGCCCGGGCGGACACCCTGCTGTTGGTGGCGCAGTCGCAGTACCTGACCGATAATTCGTTGCTGGACAAGCTGTCCGAGGCTCCCGGTGATCTGTTGCTGGTCGATCCCACCTCGCGCACCCGCGCGGCTCTCACGCCGCGGCTACGTGTCGGCGCTGCCAGCAACCTGGATACCGAGCCGAATTGCCCACTGCGCGAAGCCAATCGCGCTGGTGTGGTGAATCTCGGACCGAGTGATGCCTACCGCGCCAAAGGCGATCTGGACCTGGTCAGCTGTTACGGCGGGGCCCTGGTCAGCTACCGCGACGGAAGCCGCACCGTCACCGTCGTCGGCACCAGCCACTTCATGCAGAACGAAGGTCTTCTGGAAGAGGGCAACGCCGCTCTGGCGATGAATCTCGCGGGCACGCGGTCCCGGCTCATCTGGTATGCGCCGCAACGCGTCGAGGGGCACACCTCAGAGCCCGGATCGCTGATGGATCTGATCCCGGACAACGTGACCTGGATGGTCTGGCAGCTCTGGCTGGTGGTGATTCTGGTCGCGTTGTGGAAAGGGCGCCGCATCGGCCCTCTGGTCGCCGAGGAACTGCCCGTCGTGGTTCGCGCTTCTGAGACAGTGGAGGGCCGCGGTCGCCTCTACCGCTCGCGGCGGGCCCGCGACCGCGCCGCGGAAGCGCTGCGCACGGCGACGCTGCAACGCCTGGTCCCCCGACTTGGCTTGGGGCCCAACGCGGCACCACCGGCGGTGGTGCTGACGGTGGCACAGCGCAGTGGCGCCGATCCGGACTTCGTCCAGTACCACTTGTTCGGTCCCCCACCGGCCAATGATTCCGACCTTCTCCACCTAGCCCGTGCGCTCGACGACATCGAAAGGCAGGTCACCCACTCGTGA
- a CDS encoding DDE-type integrase/transposase/recombinase, whose amino-acid sequence MGLTLAERRAVTQSAATRYQQAGKRGKTRILDELCANTGWHRSHARKALKAALAPRIMSARSPRPVKYGEDVIAALTICWTVLGMPAGKRLAPMLTELVAVLRHFRELVISDETAALLVSMSAATIDRRLADERARYKIKGRVGTKPGSLIRSQIPVRTWAQWDDAVPGFVEIDTVFHDGGNRGGGHAFTLTVTDIATGWTESRSLPDRTAKHILAALNQIAAAMPFPILGVDCDNGSEFINDDLLAWCQDRRITFTRSRPGNKNDGCHVEQKNWVVVRTVVGYYRYDTASELLLLNEIWRLQSQLTNYFHPQQKLVSKVRKGAKVSRKHDTATTPFHRATDHPSMTLDRIVALKRTYSLINPAATQRQIQALTNQLFTLTTSKAPAGVPTPLTKRARSREATNNPSRAS is encoded by the coding sequence ATGGGGTTGACATTGGCAGAGCGCAGGGCGGTGACCCAATCAGCGGCGACTCGTTATCAGCAGGCCGGTAAGCGCGGTAAGACCCGGATTCTTGACGAGTTGTGCGCCAACACGGGCTGGCATCGCAGCCATGCCCGCAAGGCACTTAAAGCCGCGCTGGCCCCCAGGATCATGTCTGCACGAAGTCCGCGGCCCGTGAAATACGGCGAGGATGTGATTGCTGCGCTGACGATCTGCTGGACGGTGCTGGGCATGCCCGCCGGCAAACGGCTCGCACCCATGCTCACCGAGCTGGTAGCCGTGCTGCGCCACTTCCGGGAGCTGGTCATCAGTGACGAGACGGCGGCACTGCTGGTATCGATGTCGGCGGCCACCATCGATCGCCGCCTGGCCGATGAACGGGCCAGATACAAGATCAAAGGACGCGTGGGCACCAAGCCGGGGTCGCTGATCCGAAGTCAGATCCCGGTGCGCACCTGGGCCCAATGGGATGACGCTGTGCCCGGCTTCGTCGAGATCGACACGGTCTTCCATGACGGCGGCAATCGGGGTGGAGGCCATGCGTTCACGTTGACGGTCACCGATATCGCCACCGGCTGGACCGAAAGCCGCTCGCTACCGGACAGGACGGCCAAACACATCCTGGCCGCCCTCAATCAGATCGCCGCCGCGATGCCGTTCCCGATCCTCGGCGTGGACTGCGATAACGGATCGGAATTCATCAACGACGACCTCTTGGCATGGTGCCAAGACCGGCGAATCACCTTCACCCGGTCACGGCCGGGCAACAAGAACGACGGCTGCCACGTCGAGCAGAAGAACTGGGTGGTGGTCCGCACCGTGGTCGGCTACTACCGCTACGACACAGCGTCAGAACTCCTGCTACTCAACGAGATCTGGCGACTGCAGTCACAGCTGACCAACTACTTCCACCCCCAGCAGAAATTGGTATCCAAAGTCCGCAAAGGCGCCAAGGTATCCAGAAAACACGACACGGCCACCACCCCGTTTCACCGGGCGACCGACCACCCGAGTATGACCCTGGACCGCATCGTGGCGCTCAAGCGGACCTACTCACTGATCAACCCAGCCGCCACCCAACGCCAGATCCAGGCGTTGACCAACCAACTCTTCACCCTGACCACCAGCAAAGCCCCAGCCGGCGTCCCGACTCCACTCACCAAGCGCGCACGTTCACGTGAGGCAACCAACAACCCTTCGCGCGCATCTTGA
- a CDS encoding AAA family ATPase, with protein MTEPDSAREALLGLRAEIGKAVVGQEGVVSGLVIALLCRGHVLLEGVPGVAKTLMVRAMAAALQLEFKRVQFTPDLMPGDVTGSLVYDTHTAEFAFRPGPVFTNLLLADEINRTPPKTQAALLEAMEERQVSVDGEPKPLPDPFIVAATQNPIEYEGTYQLPEAQLDRFLLKLNVTLPPRDAEIAILSRHAHGFDPRDLSSIKPVAGPAELAAGREAVRQVLIADEVLGYIVDIVGATRSSPALQLGVSPRGATALLGTARSWAWLSGRNYVTPDDVKAMARPTLRHRIMLRPEAELEGATPDGVLDGILASVPVPR; from the coding sequence GTGACAGAACCGGATTCCGCCCGTGAGGCATTGCTGGGATTGCGCGCCGAGATCGGCAAAGCCGTTGTCGGGCAGGAAGGCGTCGTCAGCGGCCTGGTGATCGCCTTGCTGTGCCGCGGCCACGTCCTGCTGGAAGGCGTTCCCGGCGTGGCCAAGACGCTGATGGTCCGAGCCATGGCCGCCGCGTTGCAGCTCGAGTTCAAGCGGGTCCAGTTCACCCCTGACCTGATGCCCGGTGACGTCACCGGCTCCCTGGTCTACGACACCCACACCGCCGAGTTCGCCTTCCGGCCGGGTCCGGTGTTCACCAATCTGCTACTGGCCGACGAGATCAACCGCACGCCACCCAAGACACAGGCGGCGCTGCTCGAAGCGATGGAGGAGCGGCAGGTCAGCGTGGACGGCGAGCCGAAACCGCTGCCCGATCCGTTCATCGTCGCCGCCACCCAGAACCCGATCGAGTACGAGGGCACCTATCAACTGCCCGAGGCCCAGCTCGACCGTTTCCTGCTCAAGCTCAACGTCACACTGCCGCCGCGGGATGCCGAGATCGCCATCCTCAGCCGGCACGCGCACGGTTTCGATCCGCGCGACCTGTCCTCGATCAAGCCCGTGGCCGGGCCCGCCGAGCTGGCGGCCGGACGCGAGGCGGTACGCCAGGTGCTGATCGCCGACGAGGTACTGGGTTACATCGTCGACATCGTCGGGGCCACCCGGTCGTCCCCCGCCCTGCAGCTCGGAGTGTCACCGCGCGGGGCCACCGCGCTGCTCGGCACCGCCCGGTCATGGGCCTGGCTGTCAGGACGTAACTACGTGACCCCTGACGACGTCAAGGCCATGGCCCGCCCGACGCTGCGACACCGGATCATGCTGCGTCCGGAGGCCGAGCTCGAAGGCGCCACCCCCGACGGTGTCCTGGACGGCATCCTGGCCTCGGTCCCGGTGCCACGCTAG
- a CDS encoding GatB/YqeY domain-containing protein gives MAELKSRLRADLTDSMKAQDKLRTATLRMLLAAIQTEEVSGKEAKELSDDEVLKVLAKESRKRGEAAEIYTQNGRGELAANEHAEARIIDEYLPTPLTDAEVVDVVETAIAQVAETLGHAPSMKEMGLVMKVATGIAEGKADGSRLSAAVKDRL, from the coding sequence ATGGCGGAACTCAAATCCCGGCTGCGGGCCGACCTGACCGACTCGATGAAGGCGCAGGACAAGCTGCGCACCGCGACGTTGCGCATGCTGTTGGCCGCAATTCAGACCGAAGAGGTTTCGGGCAAGGAGGCTAAGGAGCTCTCCGACGACGAGGTTCTCAAAGTGCTGGCCAAGGAGTCCCGCAAGCGCGGTGAAGCCGCCGAGATCTACACGCAGAACGGTCGTGGCGAGCTCGCCGCCAACGAGCATGCCGAGGCGCGCATCATCGACGAGTACCTGCCGACACCGCTGACCGATGCCGAGGTGGTCGACGTCGTCGAAACCGCGATCGCCCAGGTTGCCGAGACACTCGGCCACGCGCCCTCGATGAAGGAGATGGGCCTGGTGATGAAGGTCGCGACCGGGATCGCCGAGGGGAAGGCCGACGGCTCGCGGCTGTCCGCGGCGGTCAAAGACCGGCTCTGA
- a CDS encoding DUF4129 domain-containing protein, with protein sequence MPAIDIDRDAAHDAAQRELNKPIYPRPSLTDEIIDKINEFLFKLVLKTSHISGGWFTVTVLVILVAIAIFVAIRIARRTMRTRRGGDYELFGAGQLTAAQHRATAEAFAAEGNWAAAIRHRLRAVARELEETNVLTQVPGRTANELAHDAGEALPHLVGELSQAATAFNDVTYGERPGTQAAYEMIADLDDHLRSRSATSAVTAQTAAPDSWAKVR encoded by the coding sequence GTGCCCGCCATCGACATCGACCGCGATGCCGCGCACGATGCTGCGCAGCGCGAGTTGAACAAGCCGATCTATCCCAGGCCGTCATTGACCGACGAGATCATCGACAAGATCAATGAATTCCTGTTCAAGCTGGTGCTGAAAACCTCGCACATATCGGGCGGATGGTTCACGGTCACCGTGCTCGTGATTCTGGTGGCCATCGCGATCTTCGTCGCGATCCGTATCGCGCGGCGCACCATGCGCACCAGGCGCGGCGGCGACTACGAACTGTTCGGCGCCGGCCAGCTGACCGCCGCGCAGCATCGCGCGACCGCGGAAGCCTTTGCCGCCGAGGGCAATTGGGCTGCTGCGATCCGACATCGGTTGCGTGCGGTGGCTCGCGAATTGGAGGAGACGAACGTTCTGACCCAGGTTCCCGGCCGCACCGCCAACGAGCTGGCCCACGACGCCGGCGAAGCACTACCCCATCTGGTAGGGGAATTATCGCAAGCCGCAACGGCTTTCAACGATGTCACCTACGGCGAGCGCCCGGGAACCCAAGCCGCCTACGAGATGATCGCCGACCTCGACGACCATCTGCGGTCAAGGTCCGCCACTTCTGCTGTCACCGCGCAAACCGCGGCACCCGACTCCTGGGCGAAGGTCCGGTGA
- a CDS encoding SRPBCC family protein — MNDPAASKTAALVKGLGVASLGLGLSEILAPGKIAALAGVDETARSRTVIRALGMRECGHGAALLAGPDQLVWTRVAGDVLDVACLAAGVMRRGPGRRRRGIITAAALTAIGGADLYAALRTSRGDSARHSGGQRHRTLRAAVTVNRSPEYVYGFWRNLENLPDFMYHLQSVTTAEDGQSHWIANSPVGQSVQWDAQIVEDLPGKRIAWQSLPGSGIENSGCVEFTPDHRSKGTEVRVTMAYQMPGGALGKAAATLLGESPEQQVNDDLRRFKQIMETGQVLRSDGSPDGTAARRQLHQQSAQPSGKVVQR, encoded by the coding sequence ATGAATGATCCCGCAGCGAGTAAGACCGCGGCGCTGGTGAAAGGCTTGGGAGTCGCCAGCCTAGGCCTCGGTCTATCCGAGATCCTGGCGCCCGGAAAGATAGCCGCGCTGGCCGGCGTGGACGAGACCGCGCGATCGCGCACCGTGATCCGCGCCCTGGGCATGCGCGAATGTGGGCACGGCGCAGCATTACTGGCCGGCCCCGACCAACTGGTGTGGACGCGCGTAGCGGGCGACGTTCTTGACGTCGCCTGTCTTGCAGCGGGTGTCATGCGTCGTGGACCCGGCCGGCGTCGGCGCGGCATCATTACCGCCGCCGCGCTCACGGCGATCGGCGGGGCCGACCTCTACGCCGCGTTGCGGACCTCCCGCGGCGACTCCGCCCGCCATTCGGGTGGTCAGCGGCACCGCACGCTGCGCGCCGCCGTCACCGTAAACCGCAGTCCGGAATACGTTTACGGCTTCTGGCGCAATCTGGAAAACCTGCCCGACTTCATGTATCACTTGCAGTCGGTCACCACCGCCGAAGACGGACAGTCACATTGGATCGCCAACTCGCCGGTCGGGCAGTCCGTGCAGTGGGACGCGCAGATCGTCGAGGACCTGCCCGGTAAGCGGATCGCCTGGCAATCGTTGCCGGGCTCGGGAATTGAGAACAGCGGGTGCGTCGAGTTCACGCCCGACCACCGGAGCAAAGGCACCGAAGTGCGCGTCACGATGGCCTATCAGATGCCCGGCGGTGCGCTGGGCAAGGCGGCGGCCACGCTGCTGGGCGAATCGCCGGAGCAGCAGGTCAACGACGACCTCCGGCGTTTCAAGCAGATCATGGAGACGGGTCAGGTGCTGCGCTCGGACGGATCCCCGGACGGCACAGCCGCCCGTCGACAGCTCCACCAGCAGTCGGCGCAACCCTCAGGCAAGGTGGTGCAACGATGA
- a CDS encoding DUF58 domain-containing protein gives MILTGRTGLLALIGVLPIAVSPWPAKAFVILLAMLAAVVTIDVVLAASTRRLRFVRSPNGSARLGQPVDAGLLIHNDGRRRFRGQVRDAWPPSARGEPRTHRVVIASGLSQQVHTQLRPVRRGDQRAAVVTARSIGPLGFAGRQSSQPIPGHVRVLPPFLSRKHLPSRLAKLREIDGLLPTLIRGQGTEFDSLREYVVGDDVRSIDWRASARRSDVMVRTWRPERDRRVVIVLDTGRMAAGRVGIDPTAADPAGWPRLDWAMDAALLLAALASRAGDHVDFLAHDRVSRAAVFGASRTELLAQLVDAMAPLQPALVESDWRAMVAAILRRTRRRSLVVLLTDLNSTALDEGLLPMLPQLSAKHHVLVAAVSDPRVDELAAGRSDAAAVYDAAAAERSRNERRAIASRLRRSGVEVVDAPPTELAPSLADRYLAMKATGQL, from the coding sequence GTGATCCTCACCGGCCGTACCGGACTGCTCGCCCTCATCGGCGTCCTGCCGATTGCGGTATCACCCTGGCCGGCAAAGGCTTTCGTGATCCTGCTGGCGATGTTGGCGGCCGTGGTCACCATCGACGTGGTGCTGGCTGCCAGTACCCGTCGGCTTCGCTTCGTCCGGTCGCCGAACGGTTCGGCCCGATTGGGTCAGCCGGTGGACGCGGGTCTGCTGATCCACAACGACGGCCGGCGCCGGTTTCGCGGTCAGGTGCGCGATGCCTGGCCGCCCAGTGCCCGGGGCGAGCCTCGGACGCACCGGGTGGTCATCGCGTCCGGGCTGAGCCAGCAGGTGCACACGCAACTACGGCCGGTCCGGCGCGGCGACCAGCGCGCCGCGGTGGTGACGGCTCGCTCGATCGGGCCGCTGGGTTTCGCGGGCCGGCAGAGTTCGCAGCCGATACCCGGCCACGTGCGGGTGCTGCCGCCGTTCCTGTCCCGCAAGCACCTGCCGTCGCGGCTGGCGAAGCTGCGGGAGATCGACGGACTCCTGCCGACGCTGATCCGGGGGCAGGGCACCGAATTCGATTCGCTGCGTGAGTATGTGGTCGGCGATGACGTCCGCTCGATCGACTGGCGGGCCAGCGCCCGGCGCAGCGACGTCATGGTCCGCACCTGGCGGCCCGAGCGGGACCGACGCGTGGTGATCGTGCTGGACACCGGACGGATGGCGGCCGGACGCGTCGGTATCGATCCCACGGCCGCCGACCCCGCCGGCTGGCCCCGGCTGGACTGGGCGATGGATGCCGCACTCCTGTTGGCGGCGTTGGCATCTCGCGCCGGTGACCACGTCGACTTCCTCGCCCACGACCGGGTCAGCCGGGCCGCAGTCTTCGGTGCCTCGCGCACCGAACTGCTTGCCCAACTGGTCGACGCGATGGCCCCGCTCCAACCGGCTTTGGTCGAATCCGATTGGCGGGCAATGGTTGCCGCGATTCTGCGGCGGACCCGACGGCGGTCGCTGGTGGTGTTGCTCACCGACCTGAACTCGACCGCCCTCGACGAAGGGTTGCTGCCGATGCTGCCGCAGTTATCGGCCAAACACCACGTGCTGGTTGCCGCCGTGTCCGACCCACGCGTCGACGAACTCGCCGCTGGACGTAGTGACGCGGCCGCGGTGTACGACGCGGCCGCGGCCGAGCGGTCACGCAACGAGCGGCGAGCGATCGCGTCGCGGTTGCGGCGCAGCGGGGTGGAAGTGGTCGACGCACCACCAACCGAACTGGCGCCGAGCCTTGCCGACCGCTACCTGGCGATGAAGGCGACCGGGCAGCTCTAA
- a CDS encoding DDE-type integrase/transposase/recombinase, which yields MVAVNEPIDPLVRLAISQWPDDAPRGAVSTFCAEYGISRKSFYELRKRARADGPAAVLEPRTRRPKSSPSKLSDAIKEQAVAVRAALEASGLDHGPISVHEKMRAMGLQPVPSTASLARIFREAGVARLEPKKKPRSAWRRFVYPAPNACWQLDATEYVLSGGRKCVIFQLIDDHSRYAVASHVAFSETATDAIAVVDKAIAAHGVPQRLLSDNGLALNPSRRGYLGQLVEHLASLGVAAMTGKPYKPTTQGKNERFHQTLFRYLDKQPLASTLAELQTQIDAFDDIYNNERPHQGLPGRITPRAAWEATEKAQAPRPKPDQPFFVQAALKRHRPAPAPKDLPAGTSVRTLTTAGTFMLAGVQYKVDGRRGFDQVLVVTNGDKIIVADLDGEVLIEHTRPAPGVTYVGNGRPRGPHPKNDDKTSPKS from the coding sequence GTGGTGGCTGTTAATGAACCGATCGATCCTCTGGTCCGGCTTGCTATCTCGCAGTGGCCCGATGACGCGCCCCGCGGGGCGGTTTCGACGTTCTGCGCCGAGTACGGCATCTCCCGCAAGTCGTTCTACGAGTTGCGTAAACGCGCCAGGGCCGACGGGCCGGCCGCAGTACTTGAACCCAGGACGAGACGACCTAAGTCGAGCCCATCGAAGTTGAGCGATGCGATCAAGGAGCAGGCTGTGGCCGTGCGTGCCGCACTGGAGGCCTCCGGCCTGGATCACGGGCCGATCAGTGTGCACGAAAAGATGCGCGCGATGGGCCTACAACCGGTGCCTTCCACGGCATCGCTGGCGCGCATCTTCCGTGAGGCTGGCGTGGCTCGTCTGGAGCCGAAGAAGAAGCCCCGCTCGGCATGGCGGCGGTTCGTCTATCCGGCGCCGAATGCGTGCTGGCAACTCGACGCGACCGAGTACGTGCTGAGCGGCGGACGAAAGTGCGTAATCTTCCAGCTCATCGACGACCACTCCCGCTACGCGGTCGCTTCCCACGTCGCATTCAGCGAGACCGCCACGGACGCGATCGCAGTGGTGGACAAGGCCATCGCCGCCCACGGAGTGCCCCAACGACTGCTGTCGGACAACGGGCTCGCGCTTAACCCCTCGCGGCGTGGATACCTGGGCCAGCTCGTAGAACACCTCGCAAGCCTGGGCGTGGCGGCGATGACCGGCAAGCCCTACAAACCGACCACCCAGGGCAAGAACGAACGCTTCCATCAGACCTTGTTCCGCTACTTGGACAAGCAGCCTCTCGCGAGCACGCTGGCCGAGTTGCAGACCCAAATCGACGCCTTCGACGACATCTACAACAACGAGCGCCCCCACCAAGGGCTGCCTGGCCGCATCACACCCCGCGCGGCCTGGGAGGCCACCGAGAAGGCGCAGGCTCCCCGCCCCAAACCCGACCAGCCCTTCTTCGTCCAAGCTGCACTTAAGCGGCACCGGCCTGCACCCGCACCCAAAGACCTGCCCGCCGGCACCAGCGTCAGGACACTGACCACCGCCGGAACATTCATGCTCGCGGGGGTCCAGTACAAGGTCGATGGACGACGCGGCTTTGACCAGGTCCTGGTCGTCACCAACGGCGACAAGATCATCGTCGCCGACCTGGACGGCGAAGTCCTCATCGAGCACACAAGACCCGCACCCGGGGTGACTTACGTCGGCAACGGACGACCCCGCGGCCCACACCCCAAAAACGACGACAAAACGTCACCGAAGTCCTGA
- a CDS encoding LLM class F420-dependent oxidoreductase, with protein MARFGYTLMTEQAGPKQLVRDAVSAEQRGFDFEVCSDHFSPWLTSQGHAPNAWAVLGAVAHATERVDLYSYVTCPTMRYHPAIVAQQAATVQILADGRFTLGLGSGENLNEHVVGKGWPTVERRQDMLREAIKIIRELFGGELVDWRGDYFQVDSARLWDVPDVPPGIGVAMAGDRGVEKFGKLADHLIAVEPDQELVDAWRTARQSGGWPGAGRVVGQLPVCWDPDRDAAIARAHDQFRWFAGGWTVNADLPTPAGFAGATQFVRPDDVADSIPCGPDLDAIVEAAKSYWEAGFTDIALIQIGGESQEQFLKEAAEPLLDALRSASS; from the coding sequence ATGGCACGGTTCGGTTATACCTTGATGACGGAGCAAGCGGGTCCGAAACAGCTTGTGCGCGATGCTGTTTCGGCAGAGCAGCGCGGCTTTGACTTCGAGGTCTGCAGCGACCATTTCTCGCCGTGGCTGACTTCGCAGGGCCATGCGCCCAACGCCTGGGCGGTCCTGGGAGCGGTCGCGCACGCAACCGAACGGGTTGATCTGTACTCCTACGTGACCTGCCCCACGATGCGCTACCACCCCGCGATAGTCGCCCAGCAGGCGGCCACCGTGCAGATCCTGGCCGACGGCAGGTTCACGCTCGGCCTGGGCAGCGGTGAGAACCTGAACGAGCACGTGGTGGGCAAGGGGTGGCCCACGGTGGAACGCCGCCAGGACATGCTGCGCGAAGCCATCAAGATCATCCGCGAGTTGTTCGGCGGCGAGTTGGTGGACTGGCGGGGCGACTATTTCCAGGTCGATTCCGCGCGCCTCTGGGACGTGCCGGATGTGCCGCCCGGCATCGGTGTGGCAATGGCCGGCGACAGGGGAGTGGAAAAGTTCGGCAAACTGGCCGATCACCTGATCGCGGTGGAGCCCGACCAGGAATTGGTCGATGCCTGGCGCACCGCGCGCCAGAGCGGCGGCTGGCCCGGCGCGGGCCGGGTGGTGGGGCAGCTGCCGGTGTGCTGGGATCCCGACCGCGACGCGGCGATCGCCCGTGCGCATGATCAGTTCCGCTGGTTCGCCGGCGGTTGGACGGTCAACGCCGACCTGCCGACGCCCGCGGGATTCGCCGGAGCGACGCAATTCGTGCGGCCCGACGATGTCGCCGACAGCATTCCCTGCGGGCCGGACCTGGACGCGATCGTCGAAGCCGCGAAGTCCTACTGGGAAGCCGGGTTCACCGATATCGCCCTGATTCAGATCGGCGGCGAATCCCAGGAGCAATTCCTGAAGGAAGCCGCCGAACCACTACTGGATGCGCTACGCAGCGCCTCCAGTTGA